Genomic window (Ruminococcus flavefaciens AE3010):
CTTATGCATCAGCCTTATGCGCTATTCTTGATATTGAGAATACTTTTGTGCACTGCACTTTTATTGACAAATCAGCCAAAAAAGACTATAATTATATCAACAAATTTCTATCGGAGGATATTAAAATGAAAATCAAAAAGTTTATGGCAGCAGCCCTCTCTGCCTGCCTTATGCTTCCTGTTATGACAGGTCTCTCAGCTGTCGCAGGCGGAACGCGGGTCTCCGTACATGACCCGTCCATTGTAAAGGACAAAAACACTTACTATGTTTTCGGCTCCCATATCGAAGCAGCCAAGTCCGGTGATCTCCAGAACTGGAAGCGCTTCTCAAACGGTTATGCCACAACAAACAACGTGGAATTCGGCAACCTTTCCCAGAATCTGAAAAAAGCCTTTGACTGGGCAGGCGAAAACCTTGAGGACTGCGCAGGAGGCTTTGCTGTATGGGCTCCCGACGTTGTATGGGACGGCGATTATATCAACAGTGACGGCAGCAAAGGTGCATACCTCATGTACTTCTGCACATCTTCCACCTATATGCGTTCTGTTATAGCCTATGCTGCTTCAAAGAACATCGAGGGTCCGTATACCTTTGTTGATACCCTGATCTATTCAGGTTTCACCAACAATGACAGCTACGCTACAAGCAGTACCAAGAACGTTAACCGCAAGTACACCTCCACCAATGTTGATGAGCTTATAGCTCAGGGACAGGTGACATTCAATAACAGCTGGTTCAATAAGGACAACTTCAACAATCAGCTGTTCCCAAACGCCATAGACCCTACTATCTACTTTGATACCAACGGAAAGATGTACATGTGCTACGGTTCGTGGTCAGGCGGTATTTTTACTCTTGAAATTGACCCTAAGACAGGTCAGTGCATACACCCGAAAACAGGTCAGACCTCTGACGGAAGAATGGTGGACAGCTATTTCGGTACAAAAATATCGGGTGGCTACGGAAAATCAGGCGAAGGTCCGTTCATTGAGTACAATGCTGATACAGGATACTATTACCTGTGGGTGACCTACGGCGGACTTACTTCAACAGGCGGATATAATATGCGTGTTTTCCGCTCCACATCTCCTCTCGGACCATTTACCGATCCCGCAGGCAGACAGGCAGTGCTCCCTAAAAATCCAAACCTTGACTCTGTAGGTCTCAAGGTCATGGGCAATTATAAGTTCAGCTCTCTCAGCAAGGCTTATATGGCATGCGGTCATAACTCTGTCCTCAAAGACGATGACGGCAAATGGTATCTCATTTATCACACCAGATTTGATGACGGAGCTGAATTCCATGAGGTCCGTGTACATTCAATGTACTTCAACCAGCAGGGCTGGCCCGTGGTCGCTCCATATGAGTACGCAGGAGACGTTATTTCAGAGTCAGGCTATAACGAAGAAGATATAGTCGGCGATTATGAATTCATAAACCACGGAAACTCTACAGACGGCAAGATTATCAGCTGCAGCAGCATAAAGCTGAATGCTGACGGCAGTATAAGCGGTGCTGTTACAGGCAAGTGGTCCCAGGCACAGGATAATTCAGCTGCCGAGCTTATTATCGGCGGTCAGAGCTATTCGGGATATTTCCTTGCAGCCAAGGATGAAAACGGCAAAAAGGTCATGTCATTTACAGCTGTAGGCAGCAATAACCAGACCGTATGGGGCGCTCAGACCAAGCAGTTCACAGGGAGTGAGCGCACGGGAAATGCGGACTTTACAGATAAGAACTCCCAGCTCATTAATAAGGCTGATACCGTATCAGGTTCAGGTGCTTCATTGAAACTCAGCGAAACCGAGCTCCTCAGCGGTGTATCATACTACGTTATCAATCAGAACAGCGGCATGGCCATTGACCTGCCAAACGGCAAACTCGACGAGGGCACCAATATACAGCAGTGGGAGCGCAACGGAAGCTGGGCTCAGCAGTGGCGCATCATATCGGTTGACAATGATTACTGCCGAATCGTGTCAGTGGGCGACGAATCAATGTGTATAGCTGTGGCTGAAAGCTCCGCCGTGGACGGCGTGAACATAGAGCTCCAGAAATATACCGGCAAGGACAATCAGCTCTTCAAGATAAAAAAGTGCGGCTCTGACTACGGTATTGTGTCCAAGTGCTCCAACAATGCAGGCGGACTTGATGTCTACGAATGGTCAAAGGAGAACGGCGGCAATGTAAACCAATGGAATTACTGGGAGGGCGGCTGTCAGCTTTGGAGCCTGTCCCCTGTTCATCCACAGGTCACTGACGGAAATTACACAGTACGCAGCCTTGAAAGCGAGCTTTATATGTTTGACATGAACGGGAATATTGAGCTGTTCAATGCAAACGGTCTAACTGTTCAGCCTGATATGAACGGAAACATGCCATTTACTGTGAATGATCATATCTGGTGCTTCACAAAGCTTGATGACGGAAGATACTCCGTAAGAAAACAGGACGGCAAAGCACTTACACTTAGCTCAGGCAAGCTTTCAGTTACGGAATATACGGGAGCTGACGAGCAGAAGTTCAGTATCATCTGCAACAAGGACGGAAGCTATTCACTGCTCCTGAACGACAGCTGTGTCGAGATCGACAAGAACAGCTCAACGGAAGAAGCAGGTTTTAATGTGAACAGCTTCTCTGGAGCGGATACTCAGAAATTCGTTCTTGAGCCTGCTGTTCCCGAAGAAATTGTTCTTCCTATAAAGGGCGATGTGAATGACGACGGTGCTATGAATACCGCAGATCTGGTAATGCTCCAGAAGTATCTCCTTGGAAAGGTTAGTGTCACCAGCAGCTACAATGCTGATATAAACGATGACGGAGCTGTGGATATCTTCGATAATGTGGAACTGCGCAAGCTACTCATCAAACAATAAAGCATACAAAAAGAGCAGCCATTGGCTGCTCTTTTCTATTAGTCGATAATGATTGGTTCTGACCAGTAATTCTGATTGTAGATGTCAGAGAAACGATAGAGAATGTGGCATGCGCCGCTTCCTACGTTTGTGTTGCTGACAGTCATATTATCGGTAACAGTTACCTGCTCGCCGATAAAGTAGCTGTCCTGATACTTCATATCGTATGAATAGTAATCACAGATGAAGTCAAGCTTGTCTCCCACATTTATTTCTGTGAGATTCTTTGCTACAGCCTCTGTCTCTCCGCCAACATAATCTGTTGAAGCGCCTACAACAGTGCCGTTGTCATCATTTACGAACTGAATGATAAGGTTTACTCTTTCACCGTTGAGAAGTGCAGGTACATAACCTGTGATAATAAGGTCATTGCCGCTCTGAACTGTATCTGTGTGGTAGTATGCAACAACATTGCCATTGATTGAGAGCCAGTTCTTATCAGTATCTGCAACGAGCTTTCCGTCGTCGTCAAAGGTGAAGATGTTATCAAGTCCGAGATCGATATAGCCCGAACCGTCATCATAGAACATATTAAGATCGAGGCTATGTACCATTTCCCACTGAGAATCTGAAAGATCCATGGTGTACTTGCCGTTCTTCTGCTCCCATGTGAGCTTTGTAGCGTCAAAGTAATGAGATGAAAGATACTCTGCTGTATCGTCTACGTCTGTATCCTTCATAAACTCAGTATTTGTATCATCAAGGCCTGCAATGCTTCTGCCGCCGCCAAGGAAGCTTGAAAGAAGCGAACCTATCATATCAGAACTGCCTGACGAGCTTGAAGAACCGCCCATTCCGAAGAGTGACTCAAGAGCAGAGCCAGTGCCGCCTGCTGCTATCTGTCCGCCTGTTTCAAGCTTAGCGAACTGCTTGATGCAGCGTGAATACTCGGAATCCATGCCTATTTTGTCGTAGGTCTTGCATGCCTTATCAACGTATGAAGAACGCTGATACGGGAAATAAATGGAAACGCCGTATGCGTTTGTCATATTTGATGAGGTCTTGTTATACTTAACTGCATTCTTTAATGTTGAAGCAAGTGCCTTACCCTCGGCAGTTCCAACATTCTCAGCAAGATTTACAAGGTCAACCTGATCTATGCAAGTGCTCTCAGCAAACTCACGGGTAGCATATCTTGCATTTGAAATATCCTTGTACTCGTTATTGGATATCTTATTGCTGATAGACTTTGCAAAAGCAGAAAGATCCTTTGGTACGGTATTTGAGAATTCTGCAAGATCGATAACTGAAAGAGTGGTCTTCTGTCCTCTGCACTTCTTGCCGCACTCGGAAACGAAATCGTCAACTATATTCTTACCGATTTCAAGTGTCGGCATCGATGTATTGCTGCCGAGCTTTGTAAGCCAGTTAGTATAATACCAGCCGATACCGGGCTCTGTTTCCTCAGAAGCGATAAGATAGTCAGCGTGATCGTTGAGCATAAGAGCTGTCTCAGCTGTAGCCATAAGGCAAGCATCAAAGCCGACAAAATCGAACTGTACGCCGCCGCTCTTCAGAGCCTGAGCTACGTTTTCAAGAGTCATGGAGCCGCTGTTTTTGTTCTTCTCATCGTAGCCGTAGCCTGTTACAGATCCGCCGCCGTGATCCCAGAGGATAAGCTCGTTTCTGTTTGCAGGGAAATTCTTGGCACAGAACTGGATAAATGATGCAAGGTTGTTAGGATCGGTCATAGCCTTAGCGCCTGCATCTTCAACAAGCCTGCCGATCTGACCGTTCTTGATCTGGTAGATCTGGTTTTTCTGATTGCTGATGCCGCTTAATTTCCACTTTGAGCAGCCGCCTGTGAATACGATAACATTGACATTATCGCCGTAAGTAGCTGCCTTCATTTCCTCCATATCGGAAGAAGCCATACCGTACTTGGATTCAAGGTCGGTACCGCACATGTATACCATTATAGTAACAACATCTTCGCCGTTGCCCTTGATGACAGTTCTCTTGTCACGGGAGCCTGTAGCTACTGACGTATCAACTGCTGTATCACTTGTAGCACTTCCCTGAGCTGTATCCTCAGTACTGAAGCCGAAGCCTGACGGTACTGAACCAATATCAAGTCCGCCGCCGTTTCCTCCTGTGAGTGAACCGAGCAGATCACCGGCACCACCGCCGCTGCTGCCGAACAATTTAAATATTATAAAACCGATGATCAAAAGTGTAATAAGTCCGCCGCCTCCGGCTGCAGCTCTTTTAGCTCCGCCGCCACCGCCGGTAGGACCGCCCGAGTAGCTGCCTGAACCGACAGGGCCTGTTCCGAGACCGTCGCCTCGTCTATGTGCTCCACTGCCGCCAGAGGTAACGTTTTTACGTCTTCCTTGGGGTCTGTTCTGTTTAGGATCCATAATAACCTCCATAATTTTACTCTTTATCAGGCTAAAATATGCCTACATTATTATATTTTACACTCTTTCACAGAGAATGTCAAGTTAAAAGCGGTTACAAATCAATTGTCTCTTAAAAAACATCTGTAAAGGAGCGTTCAAACTTGTTAAAATATAAAAATAATTGTCGCTTTTTTATTTGTGCTTGACATTGCTTCTCATTTGTAGTATAATATTTATATTGTCGAGGTGTGGCTCAGTTTGGTAGAGTACTACGTTCGGGACGTAGGGGCCGCAGGTTCAAATCCTGTCACCTCGACCAAAGACGGTATATCCTGTATCAGGATATACCGTTAATGCGCCGCTGTGGTGGAATTGGCAGACACAAGGGACTTAAAATCCCTCGGAGTAAAATCCGTACCGGTTCAAGTCCGGTCAGCGGCATATATCAAAGGCACGAGTTAGTCTCGTGCCTTTGGCTTTTTACAGAGAACAATTCAATCTGCAAAGGAGACTATATGCTTAGTACAAATGACTTGCCTGTCGTTTACCTCCTTGATACGGACCAACCGCTGACCAGCAGCCAGCTTGAAAGAATAAAAAAATTTATTCCCCGTGACCGTATCCTTTCTTCCCAAAAATTTCTTTTTAAAAAGGACGGTGACGCCTGCCTTGCGTCTTTTTTCCTTCTCGTTTACGGACTGAGAATGCTGAATATTTATGAGCTTCCTAAGATAAAAAAAGGAGAAAATGGGAAACCGGTTTTCACAAACAGCAATATCTGCTTCAATATCTCACATTGTGATAAAGCTGTATGCTGCGGTCTGTCAATGCATAATATAGGCGTTGATGTACAGGATACCGTTACTGGATTCGATGACATAATCGGCTGTACCATGTCCGACAGAGAAATCGAACTTATCCGCAGTGCTGACTCACCCTCAGAGGCGTTCACAAGGCTGTGGACACTCAAAGAGAGCTTCGTAAAATTTGATGGCAGCGGTCTTACAGATGATATTCGGACTATAGAGTTTCTTAACACAGAAAATGAATTCGCATACCGCAACTGTTTCTTTAATGTTGAACATACTTCTGAATATCATATCTCAGTATGTTCAGCCGATAAAGGAACTCGCTTTGTCAGAAAAAGTCTTAATGAATACCTTGACGAGCTTGAAATAGATGAACATTAAAACGAAATAGTCGTAAGAGCCCCAAACTCTTACGACTATTTTTATACATAAATTTTACAAAAATCCATAGATCCCAGCAGATACATTTTTATTTGAATATAAGCATTCCTATTATATAAATGAACACGGAGCTTATCGCCACGAAGCAAGCCTGCAAAACAGCTGTCATTTTCGGCATCTCAAACATTTTATAGTATCCATGACTGTAAGACAGCAAGCAAACTGTGTCAAGCGGGAACAGATAACACTGACCAGCACACATAGCGCACAGCATAACGACTAATGCAGGGTTCATATTCGCCGAGACTGCTATATGAATGGCTACAGGTGTAAACAGTGCCACCAGCGACGGTGCAACAGGTATAAAGAGCAGCAGTATAAATGTGATCGCTGCTATACCGAGATATATGAGCAAGTGAGAGTCTCCCATATCAGGAAGCATGCTTATCATTTTATCACTTACTCCGTTTGCCACTAAAGCTGACGCCAGTGACAATACAGTTCCTACAAGGAATATAGCGTCCCAGCTTACTTTCTGGAAGAACTCCTTTGCAGAGAGCACGCCGAACTTAGGCAGGCAGAATACCGCACAGCCTATCAGCGAAACTACCATTATGTTTATGGAGCGTATCCATGAAGAAGCCAACCACAGCGCAAATATCACGCTGAATATAATAAGTACACGCTTTTCCTCAGGCAGAAACTTTGCAGGGATATTCATATCGCCTATGAAAGTGTTTATCTTGTTCTTCTCGATCTGTGCAGGCGGGAATACCTTTATAAGTATCAGCCACGCAAGAGGGAGAACTACCAGAACTATCGGTATACCGAAACACATCCACTGGACAAAAGTAATGCCATGATCGGTATTTTCCTCCAATATACTAAGTGCAAGAAGATTTATGGAGCTTCCTGCGGGAGTCATTATACCGCCTATCATACTTGCAACAGGTATTCCTATCATAAAGGTCTTGCCTGTTTTCTTTCTGTCCTCTTCGGGAAGGAGCTTCAGAAGCTCTGAAATGATCGCAATAAATATGGCGCATGCAGGCACATTGGACATTACAGATGATATAAGCGCTGTTGCTATCATGAATACCAGTACCAGCATCTTTGAATCCTTGCCGAATTTTACAAGAAGGTATTTCAGTACACGCTTCGATATCGGCACCTTGATAAGCGCTGAAGCTATTCCGAAAGACGCAAGTATAAAGAATACGACCTGATTTGAAAATCCTGTCAATGCTGTGTTGAAATCCGGGGTTATCCCCAGAACAGGCATAAATCCAAGCGTAAAGATGCAGGCAAGCGTTATCGGCATTACTTCGCATATAAGCATTACAAGAAAGATCATCATTACTGCAACCGATATAAGCGGTACCATGGAAGCGCCGCCAAATATCCTGAGAGCTAAGACTCCGATAAACATCAATACCGTTAATACGCTTCCTGCTTTTTTTAAATTCATATCAATATTTCTCCTATTCCATCTTTATTAAATTAAACACTTCATTTTTTTCTGAATCTCTTCTGATCACTGTGATACTTTGAAATATCTGTTCCCTTAGGAGAATATGTTACCTTTTTCTCGCCGTTTATGATCTCACATAATTCAAATGCTCCGCAGTCCATTGCTTCCCTTGCTATAAGCACAGTCTGAGACGGATCATATCCCCAGCCCGTAGGACAAGGTGCATGAATGTGGATATATGATGTTCCCTCATTCTCCATGGCTTTTGCTACCTTTTTTTCCAGGTCGGGTATATTTCCAACTGATGCAGAAGCAATATACTTTACGTGATGCGCCTGTGCAATGGCTATCATATTTTTCTTCTCCGTGGTCTTACCTGCGGGAGTAGTTGTAGTTGAAGCGTCCTTCGGAGTCGAACTGCTCCTCTGTCCGCCAGTATTCATGTATGCTTCGTTGTCATAGCAGACATATATTATTTTCTCGTCGCGCTCAAAAACGCCAGAAAGTGCCTGTAAACCAATGTCTACAGTTGCACCGTCACCTGCAAACGCAAGGACATTGATATCCTTTTTGCCCTGTCTGTCAAGACCAGCCCTGACTCCTGCCGCATATGCTGCCGTATTTTCAAGATTTCCCTGAAAGCCGGGGATCGTCATTGCTGTTTCAGCGCCGAATCCCGAATAAGTAGCCGCACATCCCGGCGGAATGATTATTATGGTCTTTTCACCGACAACTTTTACTACATGACGTATAGCAAGCTCAAGTCCGCAGCCTACGCAGCTGCTTACGCCCTTGGCGATACAATTCTTTACACTCATGCTCTTCCCTCCTGACGCTCGCCTTTTTCTCTTATTTCAAGTGCATCATCATGAACATCTATCCATACCTGCTGATTTTCAGCTTCATTGTTCAGAAGAGCCATGAACATTTTTCTTATGGTATCCTCAGATACATCTCTACCTCCGAGGCCTGTTACAAAATTCACAAAATTAACTGAACCGTCGGAATTCACTGCCTGAGACACATCAAGTCCCAGAGGTCCGAAATTTCCGCCAAGTCCCGAGCTTCTGTCAACAACGCCTATCTTCTTTATGCCATTCAGTGCCGAACGCACCTCCTCAGCAGGGAAAGGACGATAAGAAATGATCTTGAGCAGGCCTACTTTATAGCCTTCCTTGCGCATAACCTGTATCATATGCTTTATTGTTCCGCACGCTGAGCCAAGACACACAAGAACCGCTTCCGCATCTTCGCAGCAGTATGCTTCGGTGAGAGAATATTCTCTTCCGAACTTTTCCTTGAATTCGCTGAAAACATCTGCCATAACTTCTCTGGCATTATCAAATGATATCTTCTGCTGATAACGCATTTCCGTGTACTCGTCAGGCGATGTAAGGTTATTGATGAACATGGGCTTGCTGTTGTCAAGTACAAGATTTGTGGGAACATATCTGCCCACGAAGCCGCTTACAGCTTCATTATCCTCGGTGATGACTGTCTGCAATGTATGTGAAACATAGAATCCGTCCATACATACCATCATAGGCAGACATACATCACGATGCTCCGCAACTCTGTATGAACAGAGTATCAGATCATATATCTCCTGTGCATTTTCTGCATATATCTGCATCCAGCCTGTATCTCTCTCGCA
Coding sequences:
- a CDS encoding family 43 glycosylhydrolase, which encodes MKIKKFMAAALSACLMLPVMTGLSAVAGGTRVSVHDPSIVKDKNTYYVFGSHIEAAKSGDLQNWKRFSNGYATTNNVEFGNLSQNLKKAFDWAGENLEDCAGGFAVWAPDVVWDGDYINSDGSKGAYLMYFCTSSTYMRSVIAYAASKNIEGPYTFVDTLIYSGFTNNDSYATSSTKNVNRKYTSTNVDELIAQGQVTFNNSWFNKDNFNNQLFPNAIDPTIYFDTNGKMYMCYGSWSGGIFTLEIDPKTGQCIHPKTGQTSDGRMVDSYFGTKISGGYGKSGEGPFIEYNADTGYYYLWVTYGGLTSTGGYNMRVFRSTSPLGPFTDPAGRQAVLPKNPNLDSVGLKVMGNYKFSSLSKAYMACGHNSVLKDDDGKWYLIYHTRFDDGAEFHEVRVHSMYFNQQGWPVVAPYEYAGDVISESGYNEEDIVGDYEFINHGNSTDGKIISCSSIKLNADGSISGAVTGKWSQAQDNSAAELIIGGQSYSGYFLAAKDENGKKVMSFTAVGSNNQTVWGAQTKQFTGSERTGNADFTDKNSQLINKADTVSGSGASLKLSETELLSGVSYYVINQNSGMAIDLPNGKLDEGTNIQQWERNGSWAQQWRIISVDNDYCRIVSVGDESMCIAVAESSAVDGVNIELQKYTGKDNQLFKIKKCGSDYGIVSKCSNNAGGLDVYEWSKENGGNVNQWNYWEGGCQLWSLSPVHPQVTDGNYTVRSLESELYMFDMNGNIELFNANGLTVQPDMNGNMPFTVNDHIWCFTKLDDGRYSVRKQDGKALTLSSGKLSVTEYTGADEQKFSIICNKDGSYSLLLNDSCVEIDKNSSTEEAGFNVNSFSGADTQKFVLEPAVPEEIVLPIKGDVNDDGAMNTADLVMLQKYLLGKVSVTSSYNADINDDGAVDIFDNVELRKLLIKQ
- a CDS encoding clostripain-related cysteine peptidase, producing the protein MDPKQNRPQGRRKNVTSGGSGAHRRGDGLGTGPVGSGSYSGGPTGGGGGAKRAAAGGGGLITLLIIGFIIFKLFGSSGGGAGDLLGSLTGGNGGGLDIGSVPSGFGFSTEDTAQGSATSDTAVDTSVATGSRDKRTVIKGNGEDVVTIMVYMCGTDLESKYGMASSDMEEMKAATYGDNVNVIVFTGGCSKWKLSGISNQKNQIYQIKNGQIGRLVEDAGAKAMTDPNNLASFIQFCAKNFPANRNELILWDHGGGSVTGYGYDEKNKNSGSMTLENVAQALKSGGVQFDFVGFDACLMATAETALMLNDHADYLIASEETEPGIGWYYTNWLTKLGSNTSMPTLEIGKNIVDDFVSECGKKCRGQKTTLSVIDLAEFSNTVPKDLSAFAKSISNKISNNEYKDISNARYATREFAESTCIDQVDLVNLAENVGTAEGKALASTLKNAVKYNKTSSNMTNAYGVSIYFPYQRSSYVDKACKTYDKIGMDSEYSRCIKQFAKLETGGQIAAGGTGSALESLFGMGGSSSSSGSSDMIGSLLSSFLGGGRSIAGLDDTNTEFMKDTDVDDTAEYLSSHYFDATKLTWEQKNGKYTMDLSDSQWEMVHSLDLNMFYDDGSGYIDLGLDNIFTFDDDGKLVADTDKNWLSINGNVVAYYHTDTVQSGNDLIITGYVPALLNGERVNLIIQFVNDDNGTVVGASTDYVGGETEAVAKNLTEINVGDKLDFICDYYSYDMKYQDSYFIGEQVTVTDNMTVSNTNVGSGACHILYRFSDIYNQNYWSEPIIID
- a CDS encoding 4'-phosphopantetheinyl transferase family protein, yielding MLSTNDLPVVYLLDTDQPLTSSQLERIKKFIPRDRILSSQKFLFKKDGDACLASFFLLVYGLRMLNIYELPKIKKGENGKPVFTNSNICFNISHCDKAVCCGLSMHNIGVDVQDTVTGFDDIIGCTMSDREIELIRSADSPSEAFTRLWTLKESFVKFDGSGLTDDIRTIEFLNTENEFAYRNCFFNVEHTSEYHISVCSADKGTRFVRKSLNEYLDELEIDEH
- a CDS encoding SLC13 family permease yields the protein MNLKKAGSVLTVLMFIGVLALRIFGGASMVPLISVAVMMIFLVMLICEVMPITLACIFTLGFMPVLGITPDFNTALTGFSNQVVFFILASFGIASALIKVPISKRVLKYLLVKFGKDSKMLVLVFMIATALISSVMSNVPACAIFIAIISELLKLLPEEDRKKTGKTFMIGIPVASMIGGIMTPAGSSINLLALSILEENTDHGITFVQWMCFGIPIVLVVLPLAWLILIKVFPPAQIEKNKINTFIGDMNIPAKFLPEEKRVLIIFSVIFALWLASSWIRSINIMVVSLIGCAVFCLPKFGVLSAKEFFQKVSWDAIFLVGTVLSLASALVANGVSDKMISMLPDMGDSHLLIYLGIAAITFILLLFIPVAPSLVALFTPVAIHIAVSANMNPALVVMLCAMCAGQCYLFPLDTVCLLSYSHGYYKMFEMPKMTAVLQACFVAISSVFIYIIGMLIFK
- a CDS encoding thiamine pyrophosphate-dependent enzyme, whose amino-acid sequence is MSVKNCIAKGVSSCVGCGLELAIRHVVKVVGEKTIIIIPPGCAATYSGFGAETAMTIPGFQGNLENTAAYAAGVRAGLDRQGKKDINVLAFAGDGATVDIGLQALSGVFERDEKIIYVCYDNEAYMNTGGQRSSSTPKDASTTTTPAGKTTEKKNMIAIAQAHHVKYIASASVGNIPDLEKKVAKAMENEGTSYIHIHAPCPTGWGYDPSQTVLIAREAMDCGAFELCEIINGEKKVTYSPKGTDISKYHSDQKRFRKK
- the porA gene encoding pyruvate ferredoxin oxidoreductase; protein product: MKKQILDGNGAAAEAIRASNVEVVAMYPITPQSPLAEKLSLLIAKGEMDSTCTCVESEHSAISYVIGSQLTGVRSTTATSSVGLALMHEVLGVAAGCHVPIVMPVVNRALVSPWSLWCDHQDTMCERDTGWMQIYAENAQEIYDLILCSYRVAEHRDVCLPMMVCMDGFYVSHTLQTVITEDNEAVSGFVGRYVPTNLVLDNSKPMFINNLTSPDEYTEMRYQQKISFDNAREVMADVFSEFKEKFGREYSLTEAYCCEDAEAVLVCLGSACGTIKHMIQVMRKEGYKVGLLKIISYRPFPAEEVRSALNGIKKIGVVDRSSGLGGNFGPLGLDVSQAVNSDGSVNFVNFVTGLGGRDVSEDTIRKMFMALLNNEAENQQVWIDVHDDALEIREKGERQEGRA